In one Solanum lycopersicum chromosome 11, SLM_r2.1 genomic region, the following are encoded:
- the LOC138339369 gene encoding uncharacterized protein: protein MAADISADHPNAFWDMKKHIVTLSYEDSLSESDIHMKSRPYPMNAESVDLCKKEINSLLQKGLIKPSKSPWSCTAFNVNNVAEQERGVPSMGGTDPLPWSQVRGRGGINREEEDHPLLHNKQGRHATLPFLLYS, encoded by the exons ATGGCAGCTGATATTAGTGCAGATCATCCAAATGCTTTTTGGGACATGAAAAAACATATTGTAACCTTGTCATATGAAGATTCTTTATCTGAATCAGATATTCATATGAAATCTCGCCCCTATCCGATGAATGCTGAATCAGTTGATTtatgtaaaaaagaaattaatagtTTATTACAAAAGGGACTTATAAAACCCTCTAAATCTCCATGGTCTTGTACTGCTTTTAATGTTAATAACGTTGCAGAACAAGAAAGAGGTGTTCCCAG CATGGGAGGTACCGACCCTCTACCATGGTCACAAGTGCGTGGTCGTGGAGGAATAAATCGCGAAGAGGAAGATCATCCTCTTCTTCACAACAAACAAGGTCGTCATGCGACTCTTCCTTTCCTGTTATACAGTTAG